The Thioclava sp. GXIMD2076 region ACAGGTCTGACCATTATTGCGGAACTTGGCGATCATCGCGCCCTGGACCGCCGCATCCACATCGGCATCGTCGAACACGATAAAGGGCGCATTGCCACCCAGTTCGAGCGAGATCTTCTTCACCGTATCGGCGCCCTGACGCATCAGGATCTTGCCCACGCGGGTCGAACCGGTGAAGGTCATCTTGGCGACCTTGGGACTATCGCATAGCGCCTTGCCGATTCCTGCCGCATCGAGGCCGGTCACGATGTTGAACACACCTGCGGGCACGCCTGCGCGCTCGATCAGGACCGTCAGCGCCAGTGCGGACAAAGGAGTGAATTCGGACGGACGCGCGACCATGGTGCAGCCCGCCGCGAGCGCCGGCGCTAGCTTGCGCGCGATCATCGCATTGGGGAAGTTCCACGGTGTGATGGCGCCGACCACACCCACCGGCTGCTTGACGACAACCATGCGGATGTCGGTCGCATGACCGGGGATGAAATCGCCATAAAGACGCTTGGCCTCTTCCGAGAACCATTCGACATAGGAGGCCCCATAAAGCACCTCGCCACGGGCCTCGGCCCAGGGCTTGCCCATCTCGGCGGTAAGGATAGTGGCCAGATCATCGGCGTTGGCAACCATCAGATCATAGAGCTTGCGCAGGATCGCGCCGCGCTCCTTGCCGGTCTTGGCAGCCCAAGCGGCTTTGGCCGCATAGGCCGCGTCGATCGCGCGATTGGTATCGGTAACGGTCAGGTCCGGCACCTCGGCCAGCGTCTCGCCGGTCGAGGGGTTCTCGACCGCGAAACGCGTCTCCGACCCCACCCATTCACCATTGATATAGGCGCGCGTCTCCAGAAGAGACGCGTCTTTGAGTTTGGCAGCCAGATCGGTGTGATCAAGCATCGGCCAGTTCCTTGATGCCTTTGACCTCTTTGATCGCGGCGGTCAGGATATCCATCGCCTCGTCGAATTGTGCCTCCGGAATGGTGATCGGCGCGAGGAAGCGGATCACATTGCCATAGACGCCACAGGTCAGCAGCAGCAGGCCACGCTCCAGCGCTGCCAGACGGATCTTGTTGGTCAGCTCGGTCGCGGGGGTGCCATCGGCATTCATGAATTCAGCCGCGACCATGAAGCCCGGACCACGGATCTCGGCCAGTTCCGGCACGAGGGTTTTCAGCTCTTCGAGCTTGGTGTTCAGCTTGGCGCCCAGCGTGTTGGCGCGCGCGCAGAGCTTTTCTTCCTCGATCACATCGAGCACGGCATTGGCCGCGGCAATCGCCAGCGGGTTGCCGCCATAGGTGCCGCCCAGACCACCGGGGCCTGCCGCATCCATGATCTCGGCGCGGCCAACGACACCCGCGATCGGGAAGCCACCACCCAGCGATTTCGCCATGGTGATCAGATCGGCATGGGCGTCATGTTGCTCCATCGCGAAAACGGTGCCGGTGCGGGCGAAGCCGGTCTGGACTTCATCGGCGATCATCACGATGCCATGTTTGTCGCACAGCGCGCGGATACGGGCGGTGAACTCTTTCGGCGCGGGCACGAAGCCGCCTTCACCTTGCACGGGTTCCAGCACGATGGCCGCGACACGGGCCGGATCGACATCCGCTTTGAACAGCTTCTCGATCGCATTCAGGCTGTCATCGACCGAAACACCATGCGCCTCATAGGGGTAGGGCGCGTGGAAGACATCACCCATCAGCGGGCCGAAGCCGATCTTGTAGGGCGCAACCTTGCCGGTCATCGCCATGGTCATGAAGGTCCGGCCGTGGA contains the following coding sequences:
- a CDS encoding 4-aminobutyrate--2-oxoglutarate transaminase; protein product: MANADIETRRKAALARGVGVLTSHYAVRAENSEIWDADGNRLLDFGSGIAVLNTGHRHPKVVEAVKAQLDAFTHTCHQVVPYENYVRLAERINELAPGDFAKKCLFVTTGAEALENAVKIARAHTNRSAVITFQGGFHGRTFMTMAMTGKVAPYKIGFGPLMGDVFHAPYPYEAHGVSVDDSLNAIEKLFKADVDPARVAAIVLEPVQGEGGFVPAPKEFTARIRALCDKHGIVMIADEVQTGFARTGTVFAMEQHDAHADLITMAKSLGGGFPIAGVVGRAEIMDAAGPGGLGGTYGGNPLAIAAANAVLDVIEEEKLCARANTLGAKLNTKLEELKTLVPELAEIRGPGFMVAAEFMNADGTPATELTNKIRLAALERGLLLLTCGVYGNVIRFLAPITIPEAQFDEAMDILTAAIKEVKGIKELADA
- a CDS encoding NAD-dependent succinate-semialdehyde dehydrogenase gives rise to the protein MLDHTDLAAKLKDASLLETRAYINGEWVGSETRFAVENPSTGETLAEVPDLTVTDTNRAIDAAYAAKAAWAAKTGKERGAILRKLYDLMVANADDLATILTAEMGKPWAEARGEVLYGASYVEWFSEEAKRLYGDFIPGHATDIRMVVVKQPVGVVGAITPWNFPNAMIARKLAPALAAGCTMVARPSEFTPLSALALTVLIERAGVPAGVFNIVTGLDAAGIGKALCDSPKVAKMTFTGSTRVGKILMRQGADTVKKISLELGGNAPFIVFDDADVDAAVQGAMIAKFRNNGQTCVCANRIYVQAGVYDAFAEKLAKAMGALTLGDGFAEGTTTGPLINAAALAKVEDHIADAVAKGATVLTGGKRSALGGTFHEPTLLTGVTQEMKVASEETFGPLAPLVKFETEAEAIAFANDTEFGLASYFYTGDLKRAWRVGEALETGMVGINTGAISSEIAPFGGIKQSGQGREGSKYGCDDYLEIKNLCFGGIR